The Chitinivibrionia bacterium genome window below encodes:
- a CDS encoding YebC/PmpR family DNA-binding transcriptional regulator, which translates to MGRAFEFRKERKMKRWGKMSTVFPKLSKAITLAAKEGVPDPEMNAKLRAAILNAKAENMPKDNIDAAIKRAQGKDADSITEITFEGKGANGVQYFIECATDNNTRTVANIKSYFNKHGGQLLQNGALEFMFSRKAVFEIEKRAGIDVEAMELELIDFGLEELEQTDDTIYIYGDYTEFGNLSKGLEKLGIAPKTATLQRISTNPVELSDEEMEKTEVLLDKIDDDEDVVNVFTNIA; encoded by the coding sequence ATGGGAAGAGCGTTTGAGTTTCGTAAAGAAAGAAAAATGAAAAGATGGGGCAAGATGTCAACTGTGTTCCCGAAATTATCGAAAGCAATTACACTTGCCGCAAAAGAGGGCGTTCCCGACCCCGAAATGAACGCAAAATTGCGCGCCGCCATCCTTAACGCCAAAGCGGAAAATATGCCCAAAGACAACATCGACGCCGCAATTAAAAGAGCGCAAGGAAAAGACGCCGACAGCATTACGGAAATTACATTTGAAGGCAAGGGCGCAAACGGCGTTCAGTATTTTATAGAATGCGCAACCGACAACAACACCCGCACGGTAGCAAATATAAAATCGTACTTCAACAAACACGGCGGACAACTTCTGCAAAACGGCGCGTTGGAATTTATGTTCAGCAGAAAAGCCGTCTTCGAAATTGAAAAACGCGCAGGTATCGACGTTGAAGCGATGGAACTGGAACTTATAGACTTCGGCTTGGAAGAATTGGAGCAAACAGACGACACAATTTACATTTACGGAGACTACACAGAATTCGGCAACCTCTCCAAAGGCTTGGAAAAACTCGGAATTGCCCCGAAAACCGCAACTTTGCAAAGAATTTCGACCAATCCCGTAGAGCTGAGCGACGAAGAAATGGAAAAAACCGAAGTCCTGTTAGACAAAATCGACGACGATGAAGACGTGGTGAATGTATTCACAAACATTGCGTGA
- a CDS encoding InlB B-repeat-containing protein, producing the protein MSKKITAVLSLISAMIIFTACSELFIKEATLLPEQVVKFDAQGGTQPSDIVVKYGETINLPNTQRTNYTFQGWFSQKENGIRLGGVGNRVIIYSDTIFYAQWVEISIDDPNDPNDPNDPNDPNDPNDPNDPNDPNDPNDPNDPNDPNSDRDGLTPQTAWVVYDVATLQTVGSGTGGWTLSAYYIQIAHIDLSGAENWIPIGASGSPFVGSFDGGGYSITGLSVNNPSGENQGMFGVIGVGGTIENLRLENVNINGKTFVGGIAGTNRGTIESVFVSGNISGDSDVGGIAGNNEGKILNSQSQAVIFVRGAREAVSENWRGIVGRNSGIVRNSESKASGN; encoded by the coding sequence ATGAGTAAAAAAATTACCGCTGTTTTGTCTCTTATTTCCGCAATGATAATATTCACTGCTTGCTCGGAACTTTTTATTAAAGAGGCGACGCTTTTGCCTGAGCAGGTCGTAAAGTTCGACGCTCAAGGCGGAACTCAGCCGTCCGACATCGTTGTAAAATACGGCGAAACAATAAATCTTCCCAACACGCAAAGGACGAATTACACATTTCAGGGTTGGTTTAGTCAAAAAGAAAACGGTATTCGGCTCGGCGGCGTAGGCAATCGCGTAATCATATATTCCGACACCATATTTTATGCGCAATGGGTAGAAATTTCAATCGACGATCCGAACGATCCCAATGATCCCAATGATCCAAATGATCCAAATGATCCTAATGATCCAAATGATCCTAATGATCCTAATGATCCTAATGATCCTAATGATCCGAATGATCCGAATTCCGATAGGGATGGTCTTACGCCGCAGACGGCTTGGGTGGTTTACGACGTTGCTACGTTGCAAACGGTCGGCTCCGGAACGGGCGGATGGACGCTTTCTGCGTACTATATACAAATTGCGCACATAGATTTGAGCGGAGCAGAGAATTGGATTCCGATAGGCGCAAGCGGTTCGCCTTTTGTCGGCTCGTTTGACGGCGGCGGATACTCAATAACAGGGCTTTCTGTCAATAATCCGAGCGGCGAAAATCAGGGAATGTTCGGCGTTATAGGCGTTGGCGGCACGATAGAAAATTTGCGCCTCGAAAACGTAAATATTAACGGCAAAACTTTTGTCGGCGGTATTGCGGGGACTAATCGCGGCACGATAGAAAGCGTTTTTGTCTCAGGCAATATAAGCGGCGACAGCGACGTCGGGGGAATTGCGGGAAATAATGAAGGTAAAATTTTGAATTCTCAGAGCCAAGCCGTCATTTTTGTCAGAGGCGCGAGAGAAGCGGTAAGCGAAAACTGGCGCGGAATAGTGGGACGAAACAGCGGAATAGTCCGGAATTCGGAAAGCAAGGCAAGTGGAAACTAA
- a CDS encoding OmpA family protein — MTKNKNILFTVLILMLTVFPVFAQNSSIRRVPLVFTIRPEFQYIERAAQTLGGNVGLGLLSSGGFYFVAEARGGENYLGGDLNIGGLIRSSKNPNVKNVLGVSGGFEQMDIIVRLHDKRNVFLAEIIEENFSFGGVFHKLLLGSDRRGHHFDITNKVLFGYRNEHTAYRHDETTDRFFAETDMRFRAVYSLSVGYTFAGRIRRTRTPRQDLNEIILPLPTEPQEELVYFLPEIFEEEEPEEVEEPAIIVQTAEATVIKTEVILFEFGTYRLTQSTERALFEILTTLIKNPETTLEISGHTDDTGKREGNILLSRNRALTIGLYFWNQGISRDRLRLSAHGPDRPAVENECEERRVQNRRVEIRVLLQN, encoded by the coding sequence ATGACTAAAAACAAAAATATTCTTTTCACGGTTTTGATTTTGATGTTGACGGTTTTTCCTGTTTTCGCGCAAAATTCAAGTATTCGCCGCGTTCCTTTGGTGTTTACAATTCGTCCAGAATTTCAATATATAGAGCGGGCGGCGCAAACTCTCGGCGGCAATGTCGGTTTGGGGCTTCTTTCTTCGGGCGGCTTTTATTTTGTTGCGGAAGCGCGCGGCGGCGAAAATTATTTAGGCGGCGACTTAAATATCGGCGGACTTATACGCTCCTCAAAAAATCCGAATGTCAAAAACGTATTAGGTGTAAGCGGCGGGTTTGAGCAAATGGACATTATTGTAAGATTACACGACAAAAGAAACGTTTTTCTTGCCGAAATTATTGAAGAGAATTTTAGTTTCGGCGGCGTTTTTCATAAATTACTTCTCGGAAGCGACAGACGAGGTCATCATTTTGATATAACAAACAAAGTTTTGTTCGGCTACCGAAACGAGCATACGGCTTACCGCCACGACGAGACGACAGACCGCTTTTTCGCCGAAACGGATATGCGCTTTCGAGCCGTCTATTCATTGAGCGTCGGCTATACTTTTGCAGGAAGAATTCGCAGAACAAGAACGCCTCGGCAGGACTTGAACGAAATCATTTTACCTTTGCCGACGGAGCCGCAAGAAGAGCTCGTATATTTCTTGCCCGAAATATTTGAAGAAGAAGAGCCCGAAGAAGTCGAAGAGCCCGCAATTATCGTCCAAACAGCGGAAGCGACGGTAATCAAAACCGAGGTAATTCTCTTTGAATTCGGAACGTACCGCTTAACGCAGAGTACGGAAAGAGCGCTTTTTGAAATTTTAACGACCCTGATTAAAAATCCCGAAACGACCCTCGAAATATCGGGACATACCGACGATACGGGAAAGCGCGAAGGAAACATTTTGTTATCGCGAAACAGGGCGCTGACGATAGGGCTTTATTTTTGGAATCAGGGAATATCGCGCGACAGATTACGTCTCAGCGCTCACGGTCCCGACCGCCCCGCGGTCGAGAATG